The genomic interval ACGATATGATAGCGGCAATAGCAGGTTTTTCCACCCTTTACTTTGGTGCTATCGTAGCCCCATACATACCCTTTCTGAATACAAGCCCCTACGGATGGCTGCCTTTATCACTCATTCCATTTGCAATAATATTCTTCTTCCTCTGGAATGGGCTAAGGCCATCATTATGGTATACCCTAATAAGTTCTGTTGCTGAGATCTCTTTCCTTGTAATAGGCGCCATAATAATCATTATACTCCTCGGGTCCAAGAATACACTGGCACCATTCACCCTTACCGGACATCCCATAAGTGCTCTCGGGCTAGCAACTGTTTATTCAGTTTTAAGCTTCGTGGGAGCCGGTTCAGTTATAGCCTTATCAGAGGAAATTAAAAATCCAAGGAAAAATATTCCAAAGGCCCTGGTTATAGTCGCATTGCTGGCTGCAGCAGTTTATATACTAGCATCATACGCAGTAGTTGTTGGATGGGGATTATCAAACATATCAAGTTTTGCCACATCTACAAATCCCGGGATAACTGTTTATGCCAGATACCTTGGTCCGGTTGGACTGGTTATTTTCGTAGTACTAGTAGCAAATAGCTTCATTTCAAATGGAATTGCACAAGGTAATGCGGGGAGTAGAACAGCATATTCTATGGCTCGGGACAATATTCTATTTTCTTCAAGGTGGGCAAAGGTAAACGAAAGGACGGGCGCGCCACGGATGGTTATAGGTATAATGATAATAGTAACTTTCATCCTTATGATCGTTTTCGGGTTAATTTTCGGGCCCTTTGAAGGTGGCACTATCCTTATCACCGCCGAGGCAGCTCTCCTTTATATTATACACATACTGGGTGATATATCACTACCCATATACGCAAAGAGAAAACTCAAATACAGGCTGAAAGCCTATCTGCCATTGCTTTTAGGGCCATTGCCAGCAACTATTGTATATGCGGTAGCGGAATATGGTGTTTTCATTCCTATCCCGGCATACCCTAACAGCATCTATGTCTACGGCACTCTTGCACTGATAGGGGTAGGTATAGTACTGGCAATAACAATACGCCACAAGCCTGTACACGTTGATCAGTCAGTATTTGAGCAGGAGGCCGAAACCAAATGAGCCGGTTAAAACGGAGACTTTCTTCAACAGTAGTGGTGATGGATATGTATATTACCATCTGCCACTCAGTTATTAATTGAGTCTGGTGGGAAATAGAGATGAATGAAACGTGTAAAATCAATGATCAATGTCGGTCGGAGAATACAGTTAAATGATACCACCGATACACACATTGCATGATTTAATTATTTCTGGAGAGATATCTCCATATCATTTGTTTAAAAAATCAGCTGAGAACATAAGCCACTTAAACCCGGACATAAATTCTTTTGCGACGTTAAGGCCATTTAATGAACCTACCATACATAAACATTCTAGTAGCCCATTGTATGGAATCCCATATTCTGTGAAGGACATAATAGACACTAAAAATCTCCGGACTGAGTACGGGTCTGAATTCTTCAAAGGCCATGTTCCACAGGAGGACGCAGATGTTATCAGGGCATTGGATGAATACGGGCCTGTATTGCAGGGCAAAACAAATACACACGAGTTTGCCATGGGCATAGTTACTCCCGTGTGCAACAATCCCTGGAACGTATCAAAAATAACCGGGGGTTCAAGTGGTGGGTCAGCGGCTGCAGTATCATCAGGGCTTTCCCTTTTCTCATTGGGAACAGATACCGCCGGTTCTATACGCATTCCATCAAGCATGTGCGGGGTGAGTGGATTAAAACCAACAACCGGTAGCCTTTCAGTAAAGGGGATATTCCCTGAAGCCTGGTCACTGGACACTGTTGGCCCGATAACAAGATATGCCTCTGATATACCTGCCATAGTAACCGCTATGGGCTTTAAATCACCTAGAGCAAAAAGTCAGAGAAGGAAACCTTTGCTGGGGATAATAGGAAATTTAACTGAAAGTTCCGATACTAATGTAAAGTTTGCATTTTACTCATTCATGGATCATATGGTTTCTGAAGATCTTGTAGATATAAAAGAGATACATATAGACAACATGGAGAGCATGGCATCAGCTGCCGATATGATTGATGGTTGTGAGAATGCAACCATACACCGCTCCAGATATGAAAATAACCCCGAGTTATTTTCTGTGGAATCCAGAAATCAAATTAAATATTATTCGTCACTTAAACCAATGGATTATATTGAGGCAAAGAGATTAAGAATGAGACAAGGCATGGAATTCAACAGCCTATTCAACCAGTATGATTTCCTGGTTTCCCCTACATTGCCAACCATAGCGCCGGATAAAAAGGAAATTGAGAATGTGCCATTTGATTACTTTATGAAATATATAAAATTTACAAATCCGTTTAATTTGTTTGGAGTGCCTGCGCTTTCAATTCCCTGTGGCTTTAGCAGAGATATGCCTGTGGGACTTCAGATCGTGGGTGGCAAACTAAGGGATATAGAGGTATGCAACCTTGCTTCCAGATTCCAGGAAATAACTGATTTCCATACACGAATACCCCCTATCGCAAAAAATATAAATTATTTTGATATATAAATAATATTCTGGTGTAAAATTCATTCAGTTTTGATCAATATACCATATGCCACATCGCTCATTCCAGATTCATTATTTCCATAGAATATGTGCCTTGTCTGTGTATATTCCAGAATACCTTCAAGCCCCAGCTCCCTGCCAATGCCGCCTTTCTTAAATCCTCCTCTCGGTGCAGCAGCTGACAATAGATGGTATTCGTTTACCCATACAGTTCCTGCCTCTATCATTGATGCTACCCTCCCGGCTTTCTCAATATCCTTTGTCCATATTCCGGCAGCAAGGCCATATTTTGTGCTATTTGCCAGATCTATGGCTTCTTTTTCAGATTTAAATGGATATACTGTCAATACAGGGCCAAATATTTCTTCATCAGAAATTTGTTGTCCTGGAGTTAATCCGGTTAGAAGTGTTGGAGGAAAATATGTACCATTATCAGGTGTGCCCTGCATATTCTTTGAATAAAATATATTTCCGCCCGATTTGACAGTCTGGCTAATTAATGACTCTATTTTTTCCTTTTGCTCCTTAGTTGTTATGGCGCTGATATCGGTCTCGAAGTCCATTGGATTTCCTGATTTCATGGAATCCAGATATATTTTCACTTTCTGTAGGAATTTGTCCATAATTGATTCTTCAATGATTAACCTGCTTGCAGATTCACACAGTTGCCCTGCGTTAAGGAATATTCCAAATATTACGCCTTTTACAGCGTGGTCCAGATCAGCATCTGCAAAGACTATATTCGGTGATTTGCCACCGAGTTCAAGGGATACTTTCGTTATGTTTTTAGCTGCCTGTTCCATGATTCTGGATCCTGTAGGGGTGGAACCTGTGAAACTTACCATATCAACATGGTCACTGTTCACCAGGAAGTTCCCGGTTGTCCTGCCTGTGCCGTTTACAAGATTCACAAGCCCATCTGGAAAGCCCGCCGCCTTCATATCTTTTACAAGTTCAATAGCAGTCAATGGTGTATAATGTGATGGCTTAATGACAACAGCGTTTCCAGCCAGTACCGGTGGGATTATTTTCCATACAGCCATTAAAAAGGGAACATTCCATGGTGCTATGGAAGCTACAACGCCCATAGGTGCGTTCTGGACTATGCCCTCTGTGCCTGGGTATTCCGGATGCGTAATCTTCCTCTGAAATTTGAATTCATCTGTTTCAGCAAAGTACCTGATATGGGATATTGCTAGAGGTATATCCATAAAAGTACTCTGGCGGATAGTTTTCCCGGTATTTTTTGATTCCAGGTCTGCATATATTGTGGCCTTTTCCTGGACAATATCAGCAAGTTTCCCGATCAATTCCTGCCTGGATTTTATTGTGGACTCAGGGTAAAATTTATTGAAAGCCGCCCTGGATGATTGTATAGCCCGTTCAACTGTATCCTTATCAGTATCTATTATATATCCCATCAATGACCCGTCTACCGGGCTCTTTAGCTCTATCTTCGCCCCACCGGTTTCCTCAATTCCATCAATTATATTGCCAAATATCTTCTCCATTTTTTCCACCTATTATCAAATAATTTGCATGCACTTTTTATAGTCAGATTATAATTTAAATGTATATTATTATAAAAATTATGATTCAGGTTGAATTCCAACTATCCAGATTAAAATTGTGAATCAACCATTTTTGCAGTGTTTACCATTTCCTTGGCTGCGTTGGTATACCTCATAATTTTCATCATGG from Ferroplasma acidiphilum carries:
- a CDS encoding APC family permease, which encodes MDQLKKNNGGFWLALFQSMAFVAPAASVASFFTTGVAAIGGSLPLTYIIATFGVLSAMYMDYSFAKRISHAGGYYAFVRSGLGNKLGTLSAWFYLYDMIAAIAGFSTLYFGAIVAPYIPFLNTSPYGWLPLSLIPFAIIFFFLWNGLRPSLWYTLISSVAEISFLVIGAIIIIILLGSKNTLAPFTLTGHPISALGLATVYSVLSFVGAGSVIALSEEIKNPRKNIPKALVIVALLAAAVYILASYAVVVGWGLSNISSFATSTNPGITVYARYLGPVGLVIFVVLVANSFISNGIAQGNAGSRTAYSMARDNILFSSRWAKVNERTGAPRMVIGIMIIVTFILMIVFGLIFGPFEGGTILITAEAALLYIIHILGDISLPIYAKRKLKYRLKAYLPLLLGPLPATIVYAVAEYGVFIPIPAYPNSIYVYGTLALIGVGIVLAITIRHKPVHVDQSVFEQEAETK
- a CDS encoding amidase; this translates as MIPPIHTLHDLIISGEISPYHLFKKSAENISHLNPDINSFATLRPFNEPTIHKHSSSPLYGIPYSVKDIIDTKNLRTEYGSEFFKGHVPQEDADVIRALDEYGPVLQGKTNTHEFAMGIVTPVCNNPWNVSKITGGSSGGSAAAVSSGLSLFSLGTDTAGSIRIPSSMCGVSGLKPTTGSLSVKGIFPEAWSLDTVGPITRYASDIPAIVTAMGFKSPRAKSQRRKPLLGIIGNLTESSDTNVKFAFYSFMDHMVSEDLVDIKEIHIDNMESMASAADMIDGCENATIHRSRYENNPELFSVESRNQIKYYSSLKPMDYIEAKRLRMRQGMEFNSLFNQYDFLVSPTLPTIAPDKKEIENVPFDYFMKYIKFTNPFNLFGVPALSIPCGFSRDMPVGLQIVGGKLRDIEVCNLASRFQEITDFHTRIPPIAKNINYFDI
- a CDS encoding aldehyde dehydrogenase family protein, with amino-acid sequence MEKIFGNIIDGIEETGGAKIELKSPVDGSLMGYIIDTDKDTVERAIQSSRAAFNKFYPESTIKSRQELIGKLADIVQEKATIYADLESKNTGKTIRQSTFMDIPLAISHIRYFAETDEFKFQRKITHPEYPGTEGIVQNAPMGVVASIAPWNVPFLMAVWKIIPPVLAGNAVVIKPSHYTPLTAIELVKDMKAAGFPDGLVNLVNGTGRTTGNFLVNSDHVDMVSFTGSTPTGSRIMEQAAKNITKVSLELGGKSPNIVFADADLDHAVKGVIFGIFLNAGQLCESASRLIIEESIMDKFLQKVKIYLDSMKSGNPMDFETDISAITTKEQKEKIESLISQTVKSGGNIFYSKNMQGTPDNGTYFPPTLLTGLTPGQQISDEEIFGPVLTVYPFKSEKEAIDLANSTKYGLAAGIWTKDIEKAGRVASMIEAGTVWVNEYHLLSAAAPRGGFKKGGIGRELGLEGILEYTQTRHIFYGNNESGMSDVAYGILIKTE